A region from the Pelobates fuscus isolate aPelFus1 chromosome 3, aPelFus1.pri, whole genome shotgun sequence genome encodes:
- the LOC134601427 gene encoding sodium/nucleoside cotransporter 2-like, with amino-acid sequence MDSAAAQNGVGVEMEMPEVNGKTDGVVNIAFSPSGEEDGRKELEFDSVIDAPENKNKSGIQSKMSKQIDKATQFGKRHRTVLKLILFSILGAGFLAYLIAACILNFQRALALLVITCVVFFFVCYDLLKKLIGEKIAKFLSPLAKFFKKYRRWIKWIFSLLVLAGLIVWLVLDTSKRPEQLISFAGVCMFVILLFIVSKHHRAVSWRAVFWGIGLEFALGLFIIRTEPGYQAFKFLGEQIQIFLNYTTAGSQFVFGEELIKNVFAFQALPIVVFFSCVMSVLYYIGIMQYVIVKISWLMQVTMGTTATETLSVAGNIFVGQTEAPLLIRPYLPQMTKSEIHAVMTGGFATIAGSVMGAYISFGIDPSSLIAASVMAAPCALALSKLVYPETEESKFKSEEGVILEKGEERNLLEAASNGASASVGLVANIAANLIAFIALLQFVNAAFSWLGGMVNYHELTLQLILSYIFMPIAFMMGVDWNEADMVGELLGTKIILNEFVAYQRLAEYKSLRLKGVEEFIDGQKQWISERAEVISTFALCGFANVSSIGIMLGGLSTIAMDRKSDLAKVVLRALMTGACVSFVNAAIAGILYYPPQLDCLGFFSQGGALNQSYSLYACCEDIFGSAEVQNGILSFGGKWQNVTSSPLYLQNCCMFYNNTDCTSL; translated from the exons TTGGCGTTGAAATGGAGATGCCAGAGGTTAACGGAAAAACAGACGGagttgtaaacatagcattttctcctTCG GGAGAAGAAGATGGGAGAAAAGAACTTGAATTTGATTCTGTCATCGATGCACccgaaaataaaaacaaatccggaattcAAAG TAAAATGTCTAAGCAAATCGATAAAGCTACTCAGTTTGGCAAACGTCACCGAACGGTCTTGAAACTAATTCTTTTCTCAATCCTTGGTGCAG GTTTTCTGGCCTACTTGATCGCCGCCTGTATATTGAATTTCCAGCGAGCTTTGGCCCTGCTTGTTATTACGTGTGTGGtgtttttctttgtctgttatgaCCTGCTTAAGAAACTCATTGGAGAGAAGATTGCGAAATTTCTAAGTCCACTCgcaaaattttttaaaaagtatagaAGATGGATAAAGTG GATTTTCTCGTTGTTAGTTCTTGCTGGACTCATCGTTTGGTTGGTGTTGGACACTTCCAAACGACCAGAACAACTGATATCATTTGCTGGAGTCTGCATGTTCGTCATCCTCCTGTTTATTGTATCCAAACACCACCGCGCA GTATCCTGGCGGGCAGTGTTCTGGGGTATTGGACTTGAATTTGCTTTGGGTCTTTTCATCATACGTACTGAACCAGGGTACCAAGCCTTCAAGTTCCTTGGAGAACAAATTCAG ATTTTCCTGAACTACACCACTGCTGGCTCACAGTTTGTATTTGGAGAAGAGCTTATTAAGAATGTGTTTGCTTTCCAG gctctTCCCATTGTGGTCTTCTTCAGCTGTGTGATGTCCGTTCTCTACTACATAGGGATCATGCAGTATGTCATTGTTAAG ATTTCCTGGCTGATGCAGGTTACGATGGGTACCACTGCTACAGAAACATTGAGTGTTGCTGGGAATATTTTCGTGGGACAG ACTGAAGCTCCTCTCCTTATCCGTCCTTATCTGCCACAAATGACTAAATCTGAAATCCATGCTGTGATGACAGGGGGCTTTGCAACCATTGCTGGAAGTGTGATGGGAGCCTACATCTCCTTTGGG ATTGATCCGTCTTCGCTGATTGCAGCCTCTGTCATGGCTGCCCCCTGTGCTCTTGCCCTATCCAAGCTGGTCTATCCCGAGACTGAGGAATCAAAGTTCAAAAGTGAAGAAGGAGTCATCCTTGAAAAAGG AGAAGAGAGGAACTTGTTAGAAGCTGCCAGTAATGGAGCATCTGCCTCTGTGGGGCTAGTAGCCAACATCGCAGCCAACCTGATCGCATTTATTGCTTTGCTTCAGTTTGTTAATGCTGCCTTCTCGTGGCTGGGAGGAATGGTCAATTACCATGAGCTCACTTTACAG CTGATCCTCTCCTACATCTTCATGCCCATCGCATTCATGATGGGTGTGGATTGGAATGAAGCCGACATGGTTGGGGAGTTGCTGGGAACCAAGATCATTCTAAATGAATTTGTGGCTTACCAAAGACTGGCGGAGTATAAGAGCCTCCGACTGAAAGGTGTTGAAGAATTTATTGATGGACAAAAGCAGTGGATATCG GAACGAGCTGAAGTCATCTCCACGTTTGCCCTTTGTGGGTTTGCTAATGTCAGCTCCATTGGAATCATGTTGGGGGGACTGT CCACCATCGCTATGGACAGAAAAAGTGACCTTGCCAAGGTGGTGCTTCGAGCATTGATGACTGGCGCATGTGTCTCTTTCGTCAATGCTGCCATAGCTG gaatTTTGTACTACCCGCCTCAATTGGATTGCTTGGGTTTCTTTAGCCAAGGGGGTGCTTTGAATCAGAGCTACAGTCTCTATGCCTGCTGTGAGGACATTTTTGGAAG